Proteins co-encoded in one Armatimonadia bacterium genomic window:
- a CDS encoding class I SAM-dependent methyltransferase, with the protein MRKSELDKMYQLEDTYWWFIGRRRLVKALVQRFGPPDPQIVDVGCGTGGTLDALQDTGLLTGADISTDALQLCRQRGHQRLTQCVAEALPFHDEAFDVAICCDVFEHLEEDSVGFAEVVRVLKPGGIAVISVPALQWLWSEHDVALSHFRRYEKHQIRDLMKVHGLEITKLTYGVGLLFPVVVASRLMGRLVPHRPRAPHTQVSRLPCMLNQPLLWIQDLETFLLPRWGLPIGASLIAVGRKPLQAASVAQPDA; encoded by the coding sequence ATGCGCAAATCAGAACTCGACAAGATGTACCAGTTGGAGGATACCTACTGGTGGTTCATCGGGCGCCGGCGGCTGGTCAAGGCACTTGTCCAGCGCTTCGGTCCTCCTGACCCGCAGATCGTCGACGTCGGCTGCGGTACCGGCGGCACCCTGGATGCCCTCCAGGACACCGGCCTCCTCACCGGTGCCGACATCTCGACGGACGCCCTGCAGCTCTGCCGCCAGCGCGGACATCAGCGACTCACCCAGTGTGTCGCCGAGGCGCTGCCCTTCCACGACGAAGCCTTCGACGTCGCCATCTGCTGCGACGTCTTTGAGCACCTTGAGGAAGACAGTGTGGGGTTCGCCGAGGTGGTGCGGGTCCTCAAGCCCGGGGGCATCGCGGTCATCTCCGTCCCCGCTCTCCAGTGGCTCTGGAGTGAGCACGATGTTGCCCTGTCGCATTTCCGCCGCTACGAGAAGCACCAGATTCGCGACCTGATGAAGGTGCATGGCCTTGAGATCACGAAACTCACCTATGGTGTCGGTCTCTTGTTCCCGGTAGTGGTTGCCTCGCGTCTGATGGGCCGGCTGGTGCCGCACCGACCGCGTGCACCTCACACCCAGGTCTCCAGGCTGCCGTGCATGCTCAACCAGCCGCTCCTGTGGATCCAGGACCTTGAGACCTTCCTTCTCCCACGCTGGGGCCTGCCGATCGGTGCCAGTCTGATCGCCGTCGGGCGCAAGCCCCTGCAGGCCGCTTCGGTCGCCCAGCCGGACGCGTAG
- the lexA gene encoding transcriptional repressor LexA — translation MAEKQLSSRRREILDFIVATTRQRGYPPTVREIGEAVGLKSSSTVHFHLNVLQKMGLIERDGSLTRAIRARDTSSDQPTLPARGVRYAPLVGRVAAGEPIFAAENIEDTFTLPAELFPDGELFVLEVKGTSMIEDGILSGDLVVVQRQETAQNGEIVVALLDDEATVKRFYRHDGEIELRPANSTMEPIFAQRVALLGRVRGVIRRI, via the coding sequence ATGGCCGAGAAGCAGCTGTCCAGCCGTCGCAGGGAGATTCTGGATTTCATCGTTGCCACGACACGACAGCGAGGATACCCGCCGACGGTGCGTGAGATTGGCGAAGCGGTTGGGCTCAAGTCGAGCTCCACGGTGCATTTCCACCTCAACGTATTGCAGAAGATGGGGCTCATCGAGCGTGACGGGTCGCTGACGAGGGCGATTCGGGCACGAGACACGTCCTCGGATCAGCCCACGCTTCCGGCCCGTGGGGTTCGCTATGCTCCACTGGTTGGTCGAGTGGCAGCGGGGGAACCGATCTTCGCTGCAGAGAACATCGAGGACACCTTCACCTTGCCGGCGGAGCTGTTCCCGGATGGCGAACTGTTCGTGCTTGAGGTGAAGGGGACAAGCATGATTGAGGACGGCATCCTCAGCGGAGACCTGGTCGTGGTGCAACGACAGGAGACGGCGCAGAATGGCGAGATCGTGGTCGCGCTGCTGGACGATGAGGCGACCGTCAAGCGGTTCTACCGCCACGACGGCGAGATCGAGTTGCGGCCGGCGAACTCGACGATGGAGCCGATCTTCGCTCAACGTGTAGCGCTGCTTGGTAGGGTACGGGGCGTGATTCGCAGGATCTAG